In Canis lupus dingo isolate Sandy chromosome 27, ASM325472v2, whole genome shotgun sequence, one genomic interval encodes:
- the LOC125753810 gene encoding 60S ribosomal protein L39 has translation MSSHKTFRIKRFLAKKQKQNRPIPQWIRMKTGNKIRYNSKRRHWRRTKLGL, from the coding sequence ATGTCTTCTCACAAGACTTTCAGAATCAAGCGattcctggccaagaaacaaaagcagaatcgtCCTATTCCCCAGTGGATTCggatgaaaactggtaataaaatcaggtacaaTTCCAAGAGGAGACACTGGAGAAGAACCAAACTGGGTCTGTGA